Proteins found in one Candidatus Omnitrophota bacterium genomic segment:
- the malQ gene encoding 4-alpha-glucanotransferase, with amino-acid sequence MNLNRRSGLILHPTALPSPYGSGDFGSSARGFIDFLAASGMTLWQVLPLQHSAFDSPYDCVSSCAGNPLMISVEGLLEKKLLRKKPEIPGFRDDKVLFRRVIAFKNRILKEAFENFKPDKCFEGFCEKNSAWLNDYCDFMTLRERHGSPWTKWPLWARMRREPDMARMREKNIRIILRHKFIQYLFFSQWNELRFYARKKGVKIIGDMPMFVSRDSADVWAHKELFLLTKNGKPKSISGVPPDYFSKNGQVWGNPVYDWKAMKKNSFTWWKRRLGLSFEMFDFVRIDHFRGFYSYWKIPAGNKTAKKGRWTRVPGLELFAEIKKTYPSAPVIAEDLGYIPKPVKKFRMKLGFPGMKVLQFAFSLGDKNQFLPANYERNCVVYTGTHDNDTLIGWYSSCSPRRRRIVSKHLGEVLDLNSQMMELAMRSKAAFALFPMQDILGLGRKARFNTPGTWRGNWAWRMEEIPFDKARGIKKLCRLTRRK; translated from the coding sequence ATGAACCTGAACCGGCGCAGCGGATTAATCCTTCATCCCACAGCGTTACCTTCTCCTTACGGCTCCGGCGACTTCGGCTCATCCGCCCGGGGCTTTATTGATTTTCTCGCCGCATCTGGAATGACTCTGTGGCAGGTTTTGCCTCTTCAGCACAGCGCCTTTGATTCGCCCTACGACTGCGTCTCATCCTGCGCGGGGAATCCACTGATGATAAGTGTTGAGGGTCTTCTTGAGAAAAAACTTCTCCGTAAAAAACCGGAGATTCCCGGTTTCCGCGATGATAAGGTGCTGTTCCGCCGTGTTATAGCTTTTAAAAACAGGATACTCAAAGAGGCTTTTGAGAATTTCAAACCTGATAAATGCTTTGAGGGATTCTGCGAAAAAAATTCGGCGTGGCTCAACGATTACTGCGATTTTATGACGCTCAGGGAAAGGCACGGGTCGCCCTGGACAAAATGGCCCTTGTGGGCGAGGATGAGACGGGAACCGGACATGGCGCGCATGCGCGAAAAAAACATCCGGATTATTCTGAGGCACAAATTCATACAGTATTTATTTTTCAGCCAATGGAATGAGCTGCGCTTTTACGCGAGGAAAAAGGGAGTAAAGATAATAGGCGATATGCCGATGTTCGTTTCGCGCGATTCCGCGGACGTGTGGGCGCACAAGGAACTTTTTCTGCTGACAAAAAACGGGAAACCGAAATCCATTTCCGGGGTGCCGCCGGATTATTTCAGCAAAAACGGTCAGGTGTGGGGCAATCCCGTCTATGACTGGAAGGCCATGAAAAAAAACTCTTTCACATGGTGGAAGAGACGGCTCGGACTATCATTTGAGATGTTTGATTTCGTCAGGATAGACCATTTCAGAGGATTCTATTCATACTGGAAGATACCCGCGGGCAATAAAACGGCGAAAAAGGGCAGATGGACAAGGGTGCCTGGTCTTGAACTTTTTGCCGAGATCAAAAAAACTTATCCGTCTGCGCCCGTAATAGCGGAAGACCTCGGTTACATACCGAAGCCTGTGAAGAAATTCAGGATGAAGCTGGGTTTCCCAGGTATGAAAGTGCTGCAGTTCGCCTTTTCGCTAGGCGATAAAAATCAGTTTCTGCCCGCTAATTACGAGAGAAACTGCGTGGTTTATACCGGCACTCATGACAATGACACGCTTATCGGCTGGTATTCTTCGTGCAGCCCGCGCCGCAGGAGGATAGTAAGCAAACATCTCGGGGAGGTGCTGGACCTGAATTCACAGATGATGGAACTTGCCATGCGCTCAAAGGCGGCTTTCGCTTTATTCCCCATGCAGGATATTCTCGGCCTGGGGCGCAAGGCGCGCTTCAACACGCCGGGCACATGGAGAGGTAACTGGGCATGGCGCATGGAAGAGATCCCCTTTGATAAAGCCCGGGGCATAAAAAAACTCTGCCGCCTCACCCGCCGCAAATGA
- a CDS encoding aldo/keto reductase — protein MTYNSAGNLKEKISALGLGTWVFGGGKWWGEQEDDVSNAVMAAAFSAGVNLFDTAPFYGFGRAEKLVGGFIAGNRIRKNIIISTKLGLDPDAPGFHNLKRDRMKKEIEESLSRLGTDYIDIYHIHWPDPAVPVGESAKTMRGFYEEGLIRSVGVSNHSVSEMRQFMEVCPLHFLQPPYSMFNRGIEEEILPFCVKNGISVLAYSPLHGGMLTGKFFREGCIPPRDLRRKNMKDFSEPYYSAEKKAFEKIEELAEACGISAAGFALAWLMRKKGVASVLTGARNTVQLAENLKAVEAIPDKAVLLQADKILNKMSADLTVID, from the coding sequence ATGACCTATAACAGTGCGGGGAATCTGAAGGAAAAGATTTCGGCGCTGGGCCTCGGCACATGGGTTTTCGGCGGCGGCAAATGGTGGGGCGAACAGGAAGACGATGTCTCAAACGCTGTCATGGCCGCGGCCTTCAGCGCGGGGGTGAACCTTTTTGACACAGCGCCTTTCTACGGTTTCGGCCGCGCGGAAAAACTCGTGGGCGGATTTATTGCCGGTAACAGGATCAGAAAAAACATTATTATCTCCACCAAACTCGGATTGGATCCGGACGCGCCGGGATTTCACAATCTGAAAAGGGACAGGATGAAAAAAGAAATAGAGGAAAGTCTTTCGCGTCTCGGGACTGATTACATAGACATATACCACATCCACTGGCCGGATCCCGCCGTGCCCGTCGGGGAAAGCGCGAAAACGATGAGAGGGTTTTACGAGGAAGGGCTGATAAGGTCTGTGGGTGTGAGCAACCACTCCGTTTCCGAGATGAGGCAATTTATGGAGGTCTGCCCGCTGCATTTCCTTCAGCCGCCATACAGCATGTTCAACCGCGGCATCGAGGAAGAAATACTTCCCTTCTGCGTCAAAAACGGCATCTCCGTTCTGGCATACAGCCCGCTTCACGGCGGCATGCTGACGGGCAAGTTTTTCAGGGAAGGATGTATTCCGCCCCGGGATCTGCGCCGTAAAAACATGAAAGATTTCAGCGAACCGTATTATTCGGCCGAAAAAAAAGCCTTTGAAAAAATAGAAGAACTTGCCGAAGCCTGCGGCATCAGCGCCGCCGGTTTTGCCCTCGCCTGGCTGATGCGGAAAAAGGGCGTCGCCTCTGTCCTCACGGGCGCGAGGAATACGGTGCAGCTGGCAGAAAATTTAAAAGCCGTGGAAGCAATTCCGGATAAAGCTGTTCTATTACAGGCGGACAAAATTCTGAATAAAATGAGCGCAGATTTGACGGTTATTGATTAA